From Chryseobacterium salivictor, a single genomic window includes:
- a CDS encoding adenosine deaminase, translating to MNALEYIKKVPKAELHLHIEGSFEPELMFEIAQRNKIEIPYSSIGELKKAYQFGNLQDFLDIYYAGANVLIHEQDFYDLTMAYFKHCAEENIVHTEIMFDPQTHTKRGVAFSTVINGIQRAREDAERQYGISSLLIMSYLRHLSEEDAFETLQQSLPFRHLIKSVGLDSSEKGNPPSKFRKVFEASVKEGYIPVAHAGEEGPAEYICEALDLLKVARIDHGNNCLTDPKLVERLVEEKMALTVCPLSNTALRNVDDIKNHPLKKMLDLGLQVTVNSDDPAYFGGYLTQNYISCIEALDLSLEQVKQLVRNSFQYSFLPEEMKEKFLAQL from the coding sequence ATGAACGCATTAGAATATATCAAAAAAGTTCCGAAAGCAGAATTACATCTTCACATTGAAGGCAGTTTCGAACCGGAATTAATGTTTGAAATCGCGCAGAGAAATAAGATCGAAATTCCGTATTCAAGTATCGGAGAATTAAAGAAAGCTTACCAATTTGGGAACTTACAGGATTTCCTGGATATTTATTATGCCGGAGCAAATGTTCTCATCCACGAACAGGATTTTTATGATTTGACGATGGCTTATTTTAAACATTGCGCCGAAGAAAATATCGTGCATACCGAAATCATGTTCGATCCGCAAACCCATACCAAAAGAGGCGTGGCATTTTCCACCGTTATTAATGGAATCCAGCGCGCCAGAGAAGATGCAGAAAGACAATACGGGATTTCTTCTTTATTAATAATGAGTTATCTGCGCCATTTATCCGAAGAAGATGCCTTCGAAACACTTCAGCAATCGCTTCCGTTCAGACACCTCATAAAATCCGTCGGTCTGGATTCTTCAGAAAAAGGAAATCCACCTTCCAAATTCCGGAAAGTTTTTGAAGCTTCAGTGAAAGAAGGTTATATTCCTGTTGCGCATGCAGGTGAAGAAGGTCCGGCAGAATACATTTGCGAAGCATTGGATTTATTAAAAGTCGCCAGAATCGATCACGGAAACAATTGTCTGACAGACCCAAAATTGGTGGAAAGGCTCGTTGAAGAGAAAATGGCTTTAACGGTTTGTCCGCTGTCGAATACCGCACTTAGAAATGTAGATGACATCAAAAATCATCCGTTAAAAAAGATGTTGGATTTAGGTTTACAGGTAACCGTAAATTCTGACGATCCCGCATATTTCGGCGGATATCTTACGCAAAATTACATCAGCTGTATCGAGGCGCTCGATTTATCGTTGGAACAGGTGAAACAGTTGGTCCGCAATTCCTTTCAATATTCCTTTTTGCCGGAGGAAATGAAAGAAAAATTCCTCGCGCAACTTTAA
- a CDS encoding DUF1697 domain-containing protein, with protein sequence MRYCAFLRGVNVNGTSMKMAEVCKIFSEVGMKEVSSVLATGNILFSSAINRSELKIILEKALSDYFHYEAFLFLKTENEVAEIFAENPFAKSDDSHIYIFIGIEGIEDLLLQEFNDSIKSENEKGAIVDQTFYWQISKGYTLDSNFGKILGKKSMKEKMTSRNLNTIEKIVKKFQYN encoded by the coding sequence TTGAGATATTGCGCTTTTCTCCGAGGAGTGAATGTTAACGGAACTTCCATGAAAATGGCAGAAGTCTGCAAAATATTTTCTGAGGTCGGAATGAAAGAAGTATCTTCCGTTTTAGCCACGGGAAATATTTTGTTTTCATCCGCCATCAACCGGTCTGAATTAAAAATAATTTTAGAAAAAGCGCTGTCAGACTATTTCCATTATGAAGCTTTTCTTTTCCTTAAAACCGAAAATGAAGTCGCTGAAATTTTTGCTGAGAATCCATTTGCAAAATCAGATGATTCCCACATTTATATTTTTATCGGAATAGAAGGTATTGAAGATTTGCTTTTACAAGAGTTCAATGATTCTATAAAATCCGAGAACGAAAAAGGAGCAATTGTCGATCAAACTTTTTACTGGCAAATTTCGAAAGGATATACTTTAGATTCCAACTTCGGAAAAATTTTAGGCAAAAAATCCATGAAAGAAAAAATGACTTCCAGGAATTTGAATACGATTGAAAAAATAGTAAAGAAGTTCCAGTATAATTAA
- a CDS encoding TonB-dependent receptor plug domain-containing protein: protein MKKILFLLLVMPVCAYSQINIKVLDENGKPVSEAYISYNNQNFTTDNNGFVKIPIADSEQSLSVQKASFRGFNKNIKINPKVQNVNVLFVKTERETEIQEVVFQKKGKPKITDLTSIEISSKEAQQVASLSGGVEGLLKTLPSVNSNTELSSQYMVRGGNYDENLIYINDIEIYRPFLIRNSLQEGLSIINPDMVQAINFSAGGFEAKYGDKMSSALNIYYRQPTKFELSGEASLIGGRLTTGFASKDKKLSAMISGRYRNTNLVLNTLNEDTDFNPQYMDFQTYINYKLNDKWGFSFIGYWSKNDYEMIPKVKEVDFGTLQMPLKLSVFYNGKEDDKYKNMMGTASINFKPNKKWAFTLDNFAYQNREREYYSIASAYMLQTFDPVSGAPVASYDVGGQIDHARNDLLVKTYGAQLKAKFSPDVNTDFEVGLKFEKENLRDFTNEWQLVDSLGYSTPRNYADPGTLDPSQLRLRYSISGANHIEPTRLSGYAQYSRKFYWGENRIFVNAGIRASHWDFNDETIISPRGQIAIKPNWDMDMLFTVSGGVYYQAPFYKEIKDVDGNFNPNIKSQRSMQVILKNDYEFNMSERPFKLTTELYYKKMDHLIPYYLDNVRIRYSGLNNSEGYAYGIDTRLFGEFVPGIDSWVSASYSRVYENIDGRGYIPRPTDPRFRFSMFYQDYMPKFPSMRVNLTLVYANGLPSGTPISLDQNGKPDFEAPYKYQRTLPSYKRVDIGLSKVFIDQKDNKVNGGFWGNFKELTLGVQIFNAFNISNTVANQWVNDVNSGYNYPVPVRLTGRFFNVKLEFKL from the coding sequence TTGAAAAAAATTCTATTCCTATTACTGGTAATGCCGGTTTGCGCTTATTCGCAAATAAACATTAAAGTTCTGGACGAAAATGGCAAACCAGTTTCTGAAGCCTATATTTCTTATAACAATCAGAATTTTACGACCGATAATAATGGTTTTGTAAAAATTCCCATTGCAGATTCTGAGCAGTCTTTATCCGTTCAAAAAGCAAGTTTCAGAGGTTTTAATAAAAATATTAAAATCAATCCGAAAGTTCAAAACGTCAATGTTTTGTTTGTAAAAACCGAGCGGGAAACCGAAATTCAGGAAGTGGTATTTCAGAAAAAAGGGAAACCAAAAATCACGGATTTAACTTCGATAGAAATTTCTTCAAAGGAAGCACAGCAAGTGGCTTCACTTTCCGGCGGTGTAGAAGGACTTTTGAAAACTTTACCTTCCGTAAATTCAAACACCGAACTTTCGTCACAATATATGGTAAGAGGTGGAAATTACGATGAAAACCTGATTTACATTAATGATATTGAAATTTACCGCCCGTTTTTAATCCGAAATTCTTTGCAGGAGGGACTCAGTATTATTAATCCGGATATGGTTCAGGCCATTAACTTTTCTGCCGGTGGATTCGAGGCAAAATACGGAGATAAAATGTCTTCTGCTTTAAATATTTATTACCGTCAACCCACGAAATTTGAACTTTCCGGTGAAGCGAGTTTAATTGGAGGAAGACTTACGACCGGTTTTGCATCAAAGGATAAAAAATTGTCTGCCATGATTTCAGGAAGGTATAGAAATACCAATTTGGTTTTGAATACTTTGAATGAAGACACCGATTTCAATCCACAGTACATGGATTTCCAGACGTATATCAATTATAAATTAAATGATAAATGGGGATTTTCCTTCATCGGTTACTGGAGTAAAAATGATTACGAAATGATTCCCAAAGTAAAGGAAGTTGATTTCGGAACTTTGCAGATGCCTTTGAAGCTGAGCGTTTTCTACAATGGTAAAGAAGACGATAAGTACAAGAACATGATGGGAACGGCTTCCATTAATTTTAAACCCAATAAAAAATGGGCTTTTACCTTAGATAATTTCGCCTACCAAAACCGGGAGAGAGAATATTATTCGATTGCTTCTGCTTATATGTTGCAGACTTTTGATCCTGTTTCTGGTGCGCCGGTTGCTTCTTACGATGTCGGTGGTCAAATCGATCATGCCCGAAATGATTTATTGGTGAAAACATACGGTGCGCAATTGAAAGCGAAATTTTCACCGGACGTTAATACTGATTTTGAAGTCGGTTTGAAATTCGAAAAAGAAAATTTAAGAGACTTTACCAATGAATGGCAGTTGGTTGATTCATTGGGTTACAGCACGCCAAGAAATTATGCAGATCCCGGAACTTTGGATCCGTCTCAACTTCGTTTGCGGTACAGCATTTCCGGTGCGAATCATATTGAACCAACGCGACTTTCCGGTTATGCGCAATATTCCAGAAAATTCTACTGGGGTGAAAACCGCATTTTCGTGAACGCCGGAATTCGTGCTTCTCACTGGGATTTTAATGATGAAACGATTATTTCTCCACGTGGACAAATTGCCATTAAACCAAACTGGGATATGGATATGCTGTTCACCGTTTCCGGAGGAGTTTATTACCAGGCGCCTTTCTATAAAGAGATTAAAGATGTTGATGGTAACTTTAATCCAAATATAAAGTCACAACGTTCGATGCAGGTGATTTTAAAAAACGATTACGAATTTAACATGTCTGAACGCCCGTTTAAATTAACGACCGAATTGTATTATAAGAAAATGGATCATCTGATTCCTTATTATTTAGACAATGTCAGAATCAGATATTCCGGCTTAAATAATTCAGAAGGTTATGCTTACGGTATTGATACCAGATTATTCGGTGAATTTGTTCCGGGTATTGATTCCTGGGTTTCTGCGAGTTATTCCAGAGTTTACGAAAATATTGATGGCAGAGGTTATATTCCAAGACCAACGGATCCCCGTTTCAGATTCTCGATGTTTTACCAGGATTATATGCCGAAGTTCCCGTCGATGAGAGTCAACTTAACTTTGGTTTACGCCAACGGACTTCCATCCGGAACACCTATTTCTCTGGATCAAAACGGAAAACCGGATTTCGAAGCACCTTACAAATACCAAAGAACTTTGCCTTCTTACAAAAGAGTGGATATTGGTTTATCTAAAGTTTTCATCGACCAAAAAGATAATAAAGTAAATGGCGGTTTCTGGGGCAATTTCAAAGAATTGACGTTGGGTGTTCAGATTTTCAATGCCTTCAACATCAGCAATACCGTTGCAAACCAATGGGTAAATGATGTGAACTCCGGTTACAATTATCCGGTTCCCGTACGTTTGACAGGAAGATTTTTTAATGTAAAGCTGGAGTTTAAACTTTAA
- the kdsA gene encoding 3-deoxy-8-phosphooctulonate synthase: protein MIQYLDNIHHKNSKNFFLIAGPCIIEGEEMALNIAEKIVEMTNKYEIPYIFKGSFKKANRSRVDSFTTIGEEKSLEILRKVGETFNIPTTTDIHENDHAALAAQYVDVLQIPAFLVRQTDLLIAAAKTGKCVSLKKGQFLSPESMQFAVQKVNDSGNPKTAIIERGNSFGYTDLVVDFRGIPTMRNYAPVILDVTHSLQQPNQSSGVTGGRPELIETIAKAGIAVGADGLFIETHPDPSVALSDGANMLRLDKLEELLQKLTRVREAIL, encoded by the coding sequence ATGATTCAATACTTAGATAACATCCATCACAAAAATTCTAAAAACTTTTTCCTGATTGCAGGTCCCTGCATTATTGAAGGTGAAGAAATGGCTTTGAATATCGCTGAGAAAATTGTGGAAATGACCAATAAATATGAGATTCCATATATTTTCAAAGGAAGTTTCAAAAAAGCAAACCGAAGCAGAGTAGATTCTTTCACCACAATCGGTGAAGAAAAATCTTTGGAAATCCTCAGAAAAGTAGGAGAGACTTTCAATATTCCAACCACGACCGATATTCATGAAAATGACCATGCAGCTTTGGCAGCCCAATATGTTGATGTTTTGCAAATCCCAGCCTTTTTAGTTCGTCAGACCGACTTATTAATCGCCGCCGCAAAAACAGGAAAATGTGTTAGTCTGAAAAAAGGACAGTTCCTTTCTCCAGAATCCATGCAGTTTGCGGTACAGAAAGTAAACGATTCGGGGAATCCAAAAACAGCAATTATTGAAAGAGGAAATTCTTTTGGCTATACCGATTTAGTCGTTGATTTCAGAGGAATTCCAACGATGAGAAATTACGCTCCCGTGATTTTAGATGTCACCCATTCATTACAACAACCGAATCAAAGTTCCGGCGTCACCGGCGGAAGACCCGAGTTAATTGAAACCATTGCAAAAGCAGGAATCGCAGTTGGCGCAGACGGACTTTTCATTGAAACACATCCCGATCCAAGTGTTGCACTTTCTGACGGCGCAAATATGCTACGTCTCGATAAACTCGAGGAATTACTACAGAAATTAACACGCGTCCGGGAAGCCATTCTGTAA
- a CDS encoding PD-(D/E)XK nuclease family protein: MKFLNKIITELLTQNVDLSAFNIILPGKRPVVFIKKILKEKHYSGMLPNFFTIEDLIKEIADKQPVQGIALWLFSFGVYRQVQPSEDFANFLKWFPTIVKDWDDILKFSDSDKAVLEYMFDDEQIKNWSENLEVREDGSLRKFLNFWQKMNLFLPLLKQKLNEKNWATSGMIHETAKNKIKEYAQKTEGKFVFCGFNAFTPVEEKLVRNLMQWDKAQCFFQADEYYINDERQEAGKFLRIIKTWKEFNESRNFNWIENDFAQPKNIKVYEVSGNITQAKVLPEIFAEINDENSSKTAVVLLDENLLSTCLDAMSSVQHLNITMGFPLKNLGFSNAMKQLFYLQKQLEKKDSSYYYNDVLSVLEELPNEEIDQQIILDFKAKIEERNIVYISKKQFKEFLSELSYFNLFEKPSSVNQFIDELIAYCYQFKFRDLDDILYENISHFEKSFKIIKNQLSPYSFEIKMETLEVLINQLVSSETIDFQGEPLQGLQVMGLLETRLLNFENIILLSTNEGKLPLGNSQNTYLPFDVRQHFHMHTFLENDSIYAYHFYRLLQDSQNVHLLFNALSSGVNTGEKSRFITQIEIEDQHHQIENIIIENSSEPINKQLIQIEKSSSVLQKLEEWKKRVSPSHLTSFIYNPVDFYLTKILGTRETSEMEEELSQRSYGNLVHYALQIIYERNLGKILAANDLEFSNQQLLEVMNQAIIKLNHQTDFYEKGMNYIHKSIAERVVRTILEVDKKLIADGNTLEILSVEGNFENIDYYLNEEKTDKVSFYGFIDRIDRLNGKLRIIDYKTAKTKNLLIKEAKKEEEAEKLEQLFFRDDFKQAMQLCVYAYAVLNEKKYPDNFVECGIWSFAEANKGVQNLQIYGEEEISNQSLVSPMNWIKNVIAEILNPENDFVEEVKTSW; the protein is encoded by the coding sequence ATGAAATTTTTAAATAAAATCATTACCGAACTTTTAACACAAAATGTTGATTTGTCGGCATTTAATATTATTCTTCCCGGTAAAAGACCTGTGGTTTTCATCAAAAAAATACTGAAAGAAAAACACTATTCGGGAATGTTGCCGAACTTTTTTACAATCGAAGATTTGATTAAAGAAATTGCAGACAAACAACCGGTTCAGGGAATCGCTTTGTGGCTTTTTTCTTTTGGAGTGTATCGGCAGGTTCAGCCGTCTGAAGATTTTGCGAATTTCTTGAAATGGTTTCCGACCATTGTAAAAGATTGGGATGATATTCTGAAATTTTCGGATTCCGACAAAGCGGTTTTAGAATATATGTTTGATGATGAACAGATAAAAAATTGGTCTGAAAATTTAGAAGTTCGCGAAGATGGATCTTTACGGAAGTTCCTTAATTTCTGGCAAAAAATGAATTTGTTTTTACCATTATTAAAGCAAAAGCTTAACGAAAAAAATTGGGCAACTTCAGGAATGATTCACGAAACGGCCAAAAATAAAATTAAAGAATATGCGCAAAAAACAGAAGGTAAATTTGTCTTTTGTGGCTTTAATGCATTTACACCGGTAGAAGAAAAATTAGTAAGAAACCTGATGCAGTGGGATAAAGCGCAATGTTTTTTTCAGGCAGATGAATATTATATCAATGATGAAAGACAGGAAGCCGGAAAGTTTTTAAGAATCATCAAAACCTGGAAGGAATTTAATGAAAGCAGAAATTTCAACTGGATTGAAAATGATTTTGCACAGCCGAAAAATATCAAAGTGTACGAAGTTTCGGGAAATATAACGCAGGCGAAAGTTTTGCCGGAAATTTTCGCGGAAATCAACGATGAAAATTCATCAAAAACCGCCGTTGTTTTATTGGATGAAAATCTGCTTTCAACTTGTTTAGATGCCATGAGCAGCGTACAACATCTGAATATTACGATGGGATTCCCGCTGAAAAATCTTGGTTTCAGCAATGCCATGAAACAGCTTTTTTACCTGCAAAAACAGCTGGAGAAAAAAGATTCTTCTTATTATTACAATGATGTTTTATCGGTTTTGGAAGAACTTCCGAATGAAGAAATTGATCAGCAGATCATTTTGGATTTTAAAGCAAAAATTGAAGAAAGAAATATCGTTTATATTTCCAAAAAGCAGTTTAAAGAATTTTTATCAGAACTTTCCTATTTTAATTTATTTGAAAAACCAAGTTCGGTCAATCAGTTCATCGATGAATTAATTGCGTATTGTTATCAATTCAAGTTCAGGGATTTAGATGATATTTTGTATGAAAATATTTCCCATTTCGAGAAAAGTTTTAAAATTATTAAAAATCAACTTTCGCCTTATTCATTTGAAATAAAAATGGAAACACTGGAAGTTTTAATTAATCAACTGGTGAGTTCGGAAACGATTGATTTTCAGGGAGAACCACTTCAAGGACTGCAGGTAATGGGACTTTTGGAAACCCGGTTATTGAATTTTGAAAATATTATTCTGCTTTCTACCAACGAAGGAAAACTCCCTCTTGGAAATTCTCAAAACACCTATCTCCCTTTCGATGTTCGCCAACATTTTCATATGCATACTTTTTTAGAAAATGACAGTATTTATGCGTATCATTTTTACCGGTTGTTACAGGATTCTCAGAATGTTCATCTGCTTTTTAATGCGTTAAGTTCCGGCGTAAATACGGGTGAAAAAAGCCGTTTTATTACCCAGATAGAAATTGAAGATCAACATCATCAAATTGAAAATATAATCATTGAAAATTCGTCTGAGCCGATTAACAAACAGTTGATTCAGATTGAAAAATCTTCTTCGGTCCTTCAAAAATTAGAGGAATGGAAAAAGAGAGTTTCACCGTCGCATCTTACCTCATTTATTTATAATCCAGTTGATTTTTATCTGACCAAAATTTTGGGAACCCGCGAAACCAGCGAAATGGAAGAAGAACTTTCCCAAAGAAGTTACGGTAATCTCGTGCATTATGCATTACAAATTATTTATGAGAGAAATTTAGGTAAAATTTTAGCTGCTAATGATTTAGAATTTTCAAATCAACAATTACTTGAAGTAATGAATCAGGCGATTATTAAATTAAATCATCAGACCGATTTCTATGAAAAAGGAATGAATTATATTCATAAATCAATTGCAGAAAGGGTAGTGCGGACGATTTTGGAGGTCGATAAAAAATTAATTGCAGACGGAAATACGTTAGAAATTTTAAGTGTCGAAGGAAATTTTGAAAATATCGATTATTATTTAAACGAAGAAAAAACGGATAAAGTTTCTTTTTACGGATTTATCGACCGAATCGACCGACTGAACGGAAAGTTAAGAATTATCGATTACAAAACCGCTAAAACCAAAAATCTTCTCATTAAGGAAGCCAAAAAAGAAGAGGAAGCCGAAAAACTCGAACAGTTGTTTTTTAGAGATGATTTCAAACAGGCGATGCAGTTATGCGTTTATGCTTATGCGGTTTTAAATGAGAAAAAATATCCCGATAATTTTGTAGAATGCGGAATCTGGAGTTTCGCAGAAGCGAATAAAGGCGTTCAGAATTTACAGATTTATGGAGAGGAAGAGATTTCGAATCAATCATTGGTAAGTCCTATGAATTGGATTAAAAACGTGATTGCAGAAATTCTGAATCCTGAAAATGATTTTGTAGAAGAAGTGAAAACCAGTTGGTAA
- a CDS encoding glycosyltransferase family 117 protein has translation MKNWSFKQWNTLLGWVVFGIAFFTYLSTIEPNFSFWDCGEYISSAVKLEVTHAPGAALFQLVGAVFAVFAFGNGEHYSVVINAMSALFSAFTILFLFWTITHLVRRLLHKDFNDITKHQEISILFAGVIGALCFTFSDTFWFSAVEGEVYSMASMFIALLLWLITKWENEYLETDNERWIILIFFVTGLSVGVHMMCMLVIPAVCFIYYARNYEFSWKSFLWANVITLFILATVFKGIFPLIMTLFGKLEIFAVNGIGLPFHSGTIVAFIILISIFVFALKYARKAKKSLYQTIVLSVIYMMIGFSCWMVIPIRANANPPMNLNDPDTAIGMLDYYNREQYGDWPTSYGQNYTAYLDANGIQKNEDGSFKTKKTGDAYEKDEKTGTYRKVGERFNYVFSPDQVSFLPRMFNEDKTVMENYISMYGAPDFTFNYGNEDVADNPEAHKIFDDLRKKYEDGSIKAADYLQVKPYNLINVQRPSLGQNLNYFFTFQNGYYFVRYLMWNFVGRQNDLEGNMENNRGNWISGIPFIDNAMYGDQSQMPAKFKNESTVGFFFLPLILGLIGFFFQLNRDFGRFYAILSLFIITSVGIIFYTGVKPFEVRERDYAMVGSFYAFAIWIGLGAGALLWYLQEKVKSNTLNIGAGVILMGIPLMMGFQNYNVHDRSQRYSAYDYAYSTLKSLPKNDILFVYGDNDTYPIWGMQETSGLRDDVKVVNFTLLSTPWNIDQVKRRTYNSMPVPSVFTHEDYRDGTNDQIFLMNKKDWENIFANMKEQGAPDDVFPEFRKYLTQDSMSLKEAVNFIKMKSDDKDQILKMIFGEAKFEKFNFLPVSKFILPVNKANALKAGTIEQKDLGQAVDQITIDYKKTSMFKNNLLLMDILANFDWKRPINFSSGGIYDPENLFFLGDYLQYDGFSYRLVPIKTMEREDGEMGRVDANSLYNIVKNYKWGNFKNLKVHFDETCTQNIVSYRSSASRAAEALALSGQKAKAVEILDLASREIPVAKYNDPRSLSSMVYGYIVAGQEQKGLALAEELKKGIFTEYDYYTNLSDKEQRFVSRQMRTKPMEYSLVVGAVSDAYTKIGQKEKGYDYLVKSIEPIDKKFNNFVKDLQIMGKEKAYNESEKVQKITPFYTYLFDLMKPYDSTYAKEKEAQITAAVMKATQ, from the coding sequence ATGAAAAATTGGTCTTTTAAACAGTGGAATACGCTATTAGGATGGGTAGTATTCGGCATTGCATTTTTTACTTATTTATCAACCATCGAACCGAATTTCAGTTTCTGGGACTGTGGCGAGTATATTTCTTCAGCGGTAAAGCTGGAAGTAACCCACGCTCCCGGAGCAGCACTTTTCCAATTGGTTGGGGCCGTTTTTGCAGTATTTGCTTTTGGTAACGGTGAACATTATTCGGTTGTTATCAATGCAATGTCTGCTTTATTCAGCGCATTTACAATACTGTTCCTCTTTTGGACCATTACGCATCTTGTTCGAAGATTGCTACACAAAGATTTTAATGATATTACAAAACATCAGGAAATATCCATTCTGTTTGCCGGAGTGATCGGCGCTCTGTGTTTTACCTTTTCAGATACGTTCTGGTTTTCTGCTGTAGAAGGAGAAGTTTATTCGATGGCATCAATGTTTATCGCACTTTTGTTATGGTTAATAACGAAATGGGAAAATGAGTATTTAGAGACTGATAATGAACGTTGGATTATTTTAATATTCTTTGTAACCGGTTTATCAGTAGGAGTTCACATGATGTGTATGCTTGTGATTCCAGCGGTTTGCTTTATTTACTATGCCCGGAATTATGAATTTAGCTGGAAAAGTTTCCTTTGGGCTAATGTAATAACGCTGTTTATTCTGGCAACGGTATTTAAAGGAATCTTCCCTTTAATCATGACTTTGTTCGGTAAGTTAGAGATTTTCGCAGTAAATGGAATCGGTCTTCCCTTCCACTCAGGAACCATTGTTGCCTTTATTATTTTAATATCAATTTTCGTTTTCGCTCTTAAATACGCCCGAAAAGCAAAGAAAAGCCTTTATCAGACCATCGTTCTTTCTGTAATTTATATGATGATCGGTTTTTCATGTTGGATGGTTATTCCAATCAGAGCCAATGCAAATCCACCAATGAATCTTAATGATCCTGACACCGCAATCGGCATGCTTGATTATTATAACCGGGAGCAATATGGTGACTGGCCAACTTCTTACGGTCAAAATTATACGGCTTATTTGGATGCGAACGGAATTCAGAAAAATGAAGATGGAAGCTTTAAAACGAAAAAAACGGGAGATGCCTACGAAAAGGATGAAAAAACCGGAACGTACCGAAAGGTAGGAGAGCGTTTTAATTATGTATTCAGTCCGGATCAGGTGAGTTTTTTACCACGGATGTTCAATGAAGATAAAACGGTGATGGAAAACTATATCTCCATGTATGGGGCGCCCGATTTCACCTTTAATTATGGCAATGAAGATGTGGCAGACAATCCGGAAGCGCACAAAATTTTTGATGATTTAAGAAAAAAGTACGAAGATGGAAGTATCAAAGCTGCAGATTATTTACAGGTAAAACCTTATAATTTAATCAATGTGCAAAGGCCTTCTTTAGGACAGAATTTAAATTATTTCTTCACCTTCCAAAACGGATATTATTTTGTAAGATATCTCATGTGGAACTTCGTCGGAAGACAAAATGACCTCGAAGGAAATATGGAAAATAACCGTGGAAACTGGATTTCCGGGATTCCATTCATCGATAATGCCATGTATGGTGACCAAAGCCAGATGCCTGCAAAATTCAAAAATGAAAGTACTGTTGGATTCTTCTTCTTACCGCTTATTTTGGGATTAATTGGTTTCTTTTTCCAACTGAACCGTGATTTCGGCAGATTCTATGCGATCCTGTCCTTATTTATTATTACCAGCGTCGGAATTATTTTCTATACCGGTGTGAAACCTTTTGAAGTTCGCGAAAGAGATTATGCGATGGTGGGTTCTTTCTATGCTTTTGCAATTTGGATCGGACTGGGAGCTGGAGCCCTACTTTGGTATTTGCAGGAAAAAGTAAAATCTAATACTTTAAATATCGGTGCCGGCGTTATTTTAATGGGAATTCCTCTGATGATGGGCTTCCAGAATTACAATGTACACGACAGAAGTCAGCGGTATTCCGCTTATGACTACGCCTATTCGACTTTAAAATCGTTACCGAAAAATGATATTCTCTTTGTTTATGGAGATAATGACACTTATCCGATTTGGGGAATGCAGGAAACTTCCGGACTTCGGGATGATGTGAAAGTAGTGAATTTCACTTTGCTTTCAACGCCCTGGAATATCGATCAGGTGAAGAGAAGAACCTACAATTCAATGCCGGTTCCTTCAGTATTTACGCATGAAGATTACCGGGACGGCACGAATGATCAGATCTTTTTGATGAACAAAAAAGACTGGGAAAATATCTTTGCCAATATGAAAGAGCAAGGTGCACCGGATGACGTTTTCCCTGAGTTCAGAAAATATCTGACCCAAGATTCGATGTCTTTAAAAGAAGCCGTCAACTTTATTAAAATGAAATCTGACGATAAAGATCAAATTTTAAAAATGATTTTCGGTGAAGCTAAATTTGAGAAATTTAATTTCTTGCCGGTTTCAAAATTCATTTTACCCGTAAACAAAGCAAATGCTTTAAAAGCCGGAACGATAGAGCAGAAAGATTTAGGGCAAGCGGTTGATCAGATTACCATCGATTACAAGAAAACCAGCATGTTCAAAAACAATTTGCTGTTGATGGATATCTTAGCAAACTTCGACTGGAAACGTCCGATTAATTTCTCTTCAGGCGGAATTTACGATCCGGAAAATCTTTTCTTTTTAGGGGATTACTTACAGTACGACGGATTCAGTTACCGGTTGGTGCCAATTAAAACAATGGAACGGGAAGACGGCGAAATGGGCAGAGTAGATGCCAACTCTCTTTACAACATTGTTAAAAATTACAAATGGGGTAATTTCAAGAATTTGAAAGTTCATTTTGATGAAACCTGTACCCAGAATATTGTGAGTTATAGAAGTTCCGCCAGCCGTGCAGCAGAAGCGTTGGCACTTTCCGGACAAAAAGCAAAAGCAGTAGAGATATTGGATTTGGCGTCCAGAGAAATTCCGGTGGCGAAATACAATGATCCGCGTTCATTAAGTTCGATGGTTTACGGATATATCGTTGCCGGACAGGAACAAAAAGGATTGGCTTTAGCTGAAGAGCTGAAAAAAGGAATCTTTACAGAATATGATTATTACACCAATTTGTCAGATAAAGAACAGCGTTTTGTCAGCCGGCAGATGAGAACCAAGCCGATGGAATATTCCCTGGTCGTCGGAGCAGTTTCAGACGCTTATACTAAAATCGGTCAAAAAGAAAAAGGGTATGATTATTTGGTAAAATCAATTGAACCTATTGATAAAAAATTCAATAATTTTGTTAAAGATCTGCAGATTATGGGTAAAGAAAAAGCCTATAATGAATCGGAAAAAGTACAGAAAATCACTCCATTTTATACGTATTTGTTTGATCTGATGAAACCGTACGATTCCACTTATGCCAAAGAAAAAGAAGCGCAAATTACCGCTGCTGTTATGAAAGCGACCCAGTAA